One genomic segment of Catalinimonas alkaloidigena includes these proteins:
- a CDS encoding DNA-binding domain-containing protein has product MLDFFLVDNHLTADPNDCRAITQHKKTITMDQLIKLIMLRSAGLTESEISSVLKEYFVALEYFLEEGNRITTPYFNITPTVCGVFEDKKASFEKGKHRIKINVTAGVQLKKVADNIGTEKIRGNKNVPYVDDVYDHASDSMDDVLTPGKPIRISGEFLKLDPQDVAQGVFFVNMADQAESRADMYMESRNKQLSLMVPDTLVSGNYSLKIRAHMGSEIRVGEFSSPLTVS; this is encoded by the coding sequence ATGCTTGATTTCTTTTTGGTAGACAATCATCTGACGGCAGATCCCAATGATTGCCGGGCCATTACCCAACACAAGAAGACGATTACGATGGATCAGCTTATCAAGCTGATCATGTTACGCAGTGCCGGACTTACCGAGTCTGAGATTTCATCGGTACTGAAGGAGTACTTTGTGGCTTTGGAGTATTTTCTGGAAGAGGGCAATCGCATCACCACCCCTTATTTCAATATTACCCCTACGGTATGTGGGGTGTTTGAAGATAAGAAAGCGAGTTTTGAAAAAGGTAAGCACCGCATCAAAATCAATGTGACAGCGGGCGTACAGCTAAAAAAGGTAGCGGATAATATAGGAACTGAGAAAATCCGGGGCAACAAAAATGTACCTTATGTGGATGATGTATACGATCATGCCAGCGATAGTATGGATGACGTTCTTACGCCCGGAAAGCCGATCCGCATTAGCGGAGAATTTCTGAAGCTGGATCCGCAAGATGTTGCCCAGGGCGTATTCTTTGTAAACATGGCCGATCAGGCGGAGAGCCGGGCCGACATGTATATGGAAAGCCGCAATAAGCAACTCTCTTTGATGGTACCGGATACATTGGTCAGTGGGAACTATAGTCTCAAGATCAGAGCCCACATGGGCAGCGAGATCAGGGTAGGGGAGTTTAGCAGCCCACTTACAGTAAGCTGA
- a CDS encoding ABC transporter permease, with amino-acid sequence MHNVKRIVYTPESGLRRPGELIRDFVESLPQAHALGYRLFLRNLKGMYRQSLLGMFWSVIPPLITSLIWILLNGQRVVNIDVPGVSYPLFVIIGTILWQSFAEGVNGPIKGVTMGKSMLAKINFPRESLILSGIYEVIFNTLIKIGLLVLVFIAFQQVPSWTTLFGLVGFASLILMGSTIGLLLTPLGMLYNDVQKGVVIVLQFAIYLTPVIYPEPKSGLVAELMKFNPVAPLLTTTRNLMIGAPTPGLDTFFWVSGGALLLFLLGVLIYRLTMPIIIERIGS; translated from the coding sequence ATGCACAATGTAAAGCGTATTGTATATACTCCTGAGTCTGGCTTAAGGAGACCGGGAGAACTGATCCGTGATTTTGTAGAGAGCCTGCCGCAGGCACATGCTCTGGGATATCGTCTATTTTTGAGAAATCTGAAAGGGATGTACCGTCAATCTCTGCTGGGTATGTTCTGGTCAGTCATTCCTCCCCTGATTACCTCTCTGATCTGGATATTGCTCAATGGACAGCGGGTAGTGAACATAGACGTGCCGGGTGTCTCATATCCTCTTTTTGTGATCATTGGTACCATCCTCTGGCAGAGTTTTGCAGAAGGGGTAAATGGGCCGATCAAAGGGGTGACCATGGGTAAATCCATGCTGGCCAAGATCAACTTTCCCCGCGAATCCCTTATCCTCTCCGGTATTTATGAGGTGATCTTTAATACTTTGATCAAGATTGGACTGCTGGTGCTGGTGTTTATCGCTTTTCAGCAAGTGCCCTCCTGGACTACGCTTTTTGGTTTGGTAGGTTTTGCTTCTCTTATTCTGATGGGCAGTACCATCGGGCTGCTGCTAACACCTTTGGGTATGCTGTACAATGATGTGCAGAAAGGAGTGGTGATTGTACTGCAATTTGCCATTTACCTGACGCCGGTAATCTATCCTGAACCCAAGAGTGGCTTGGTGGCTGAATTGATGAAATTTAATCCGGTAGCCCCCTTGCTGACCACTACCCGTAACCTGATGATTGGCGCACCTACACCGGGATTAGATACTTTCTTCTGGGTAAGTGGGGGGGCATTGCTATTATTTTTGCTGGGCGTTCTGATTTACCGCCTGACTATGCCCATCATCATAGAACGTATCGGGAGCTAA
- a CDS encoding ABC transporter ATP-binding protein has product MEKMKESKATQKLEVQENNKPTAAKDEDEVLVRVENLSKKFCRDLKRSLWYGVQDMAGEVVGRTKKDTLRKDEFWAVKDVSFELRRGECLGLIGHNGAGKSTLLKMLNGLIKPDQGRIEMNGRVGALIELGAGFNPVLTGRENVYINGQILGFTKKEIDEKYEAIVEFAELQDFMETPVQSYSSGMKVRLGFAIAAQMEPDILIIDEVLAVGDASFRMKCLNKISNMLFNAAVIFVSHNMTQVGRITNHLLMLAKGKVLYDSDDVRTGVNEFLAAQVSSTKSSSGEFNNDELGQVEIEHLAFLNDEGKEVDTLIWNQAYVIHVVLNSSYAMDECLLTFIFDNGEMQPIASCYKKLDLKIGENSIHLNLGKAYLSSSRYSLRFILRKDINDLMLRRKEYPNFFVVKGVKNIDQAYTQIQVLNA; this is encoded by the coding sequence ATGGAAAAGATGAAGGAAAGCAAAGCCACGCAGAAGTTGGAAGTGCAGGAAAACAACAAGCCAACTGCCGCTAAGGATGAAGATGAGGTGCTGGTGAGGGTAGAGAATCTCTCCAAAAAGTTTTGTCGAGACCTCAAGCGTTCCCTCTGGTATGGGGTACAGGATATGGCAGGTGAGGTAGTAGGGCGTACTAAGAAAGACACTTTACGTAAGGATGAATTCTGGGCAGTAAAGGATGTGAGCTTCGAACTGAGACGGGGTGAGTGCCTGGGGCTGATCGGCCATAATGGAGCAGGCAAAAGTACGCTCTTGAAGATGCTCAACGGCTTGATTAAACCTGATCAGGGACGCATAGAAATGAACGGCCGGGTAGGTGCCCTGATAGAACTAGGGGCAGGCTTTAATCCGGTACTCACGGGTAGAGAGAATGTCTATATTAATGGGCAAATACTAGGCTTTACGAAGAAAGAGATAGACGAAAAATACGAAGCCATTGTAGAGTTTGCTGAGCTACAGGATTTTATGGAAACCCCGGTACAAAGCTACAGTTCCGGCATGAAAGTACGTCTGGGCTTTGCCATCGCAGCCCAAATGGAACCGGATATCCTGATCATTGATGAGGTGCTGGCTGTGGGTGATGCTAGTTTTAGGATGAAATGCCTGAACAAGATCAGTAATATGCTATTCAATGCGGCAGTTATCTTTGTTTCTCATAACATGACTCAGGTGGGCAGGATCACTAATCATTTACTAATGTTGGCAAAAGGTAAGGTGTTGTATGACAGTGATGATGTGAGAACCGGGGTTAATGAGTTCCTTGCCGCTCAGGTAAGTAGTACTAAAAGCAGCTCTGGGGAATTTAACAATGATGAGCTTGGACAAGTAGAAATAGAGCATTTGGCATTCTTAAACGATGAAGGAAAAGAAGTAGATACCCTTATCTGGAATCAGGCATATGTTATTCATGTTGTATTGAACAGCTCTTATGCTATGGATGAGTGCCTGTTGACTTTTATATTTGATAATGGAGAAATGCAGCCCATTGCTAGCTGTTATAAAAAACTAGATTTGAAAATAGGTGAAAATAGTATTCATTTAAACCTTGGTAAAGCATATCTGTCTTCTTCACGTTATTCTTTGAGGTTTATTCTCAGAAAGGATATTAATGATCTAATGCTTAGAAGAAAAGAATATCCCAATTTTTTTGTGGTTAAGGGAGTAAAAAATATAGATCAGGCTTATACTCAAATTCAAGTTTTAAATGCTTAA
- a CDS encoding FkbM family methyltransferase, whose translation MEKLFSYFYQNMFQIKQRLTGRPTDQSKLLIKKIQGNSKIRNSKSLADQILKQVNELKVEYEQFTFYINHDGPALYHILNSIDKVEKLVVSVYEQTKGTKVPSVFFDVGANLGLFSVFVKHYFPESTLYIFEADPQLIPFIEKNTQGLQNIHIHNLAVSNLHGEELKFYRNRNSFQTNSLLQEAVLPFSKGHELEEFDVMSCSIDSFVSEMNIPKVDVIKLDIQGAEYIALKGGEETLKACSFLFLEVCFLMPQAIESLKLAYDFFPNQKPINDIIMGADLLMTK comes from the coding sequence GTGGAAAAGCTATTCTCTTATTTTTATCAAAATATGTTTCAAATCAAACAGAGGTTGACAGGTAGGCCTACTGACCAGAGTAAATTATTGATTAAGAAAATTCAAGGTAATTCTAAAATTAGAAATTCTAAATCTCTTGCAGATCAAATCCTTAAACAGGTAAATGAGCTAAAAGTAGAGTATGAACAATTTACTTTTTATATAAATCATGATGGCCCAGCTTTGTACCACATTCTTAATTCCATTGATAAAGTGGAAAAACTTGTTGTTTCAGTATATGAGCAAACAAAAGGGACAAAAGTACCAAGCGTTTTTTTTGATGTAGGAGCTAATTTAGGTCTTTTTAGTGTTTTCGTAAAACATTACTTTCCTGAATCTACATTGTATATTTTTGAAGCTGATCCACAATTAATACCATTCATTGAGAAAAACACCCAGGGGCTTCAAAATATCCATATTCATAATCTGGCAGTTTCTAATCTACACGGTGAGGAACTTAAATTCTACAGAAATAGGAATAGTTTTCAAACCAATTCACTTTTACAAGAAGCAGTTCTGCCTTTTTCCAAGGGACATGAATTAGAAGAGTTTGATGTAATGTCTTGTTCTATAGATAGCTTTGTATCTGAAATGAACATACCTAAAGTAGATGTAATAAAGCTTGATATACAGGGAGCAGAATATATTGCTTTAAAAGGTGGTGAGGAAACACTTAAAGCATGTAGCTTTTTATTTTTGGAAGTTTGCTTTCTAATGCCACAGGCTATTGAAAGTCTAAAACTTGCATACGATTTTTTCCCAAATCAAAAACCCATTAATGACATTATTATGGGCGCAGATTTATTAATGACAAAATAA
- a CDS encoding class I SAM-dependent methyltransferase, with protein sequence MMNSFLTRVSQSIQQSEQFGLLSDNKNLSGYSGKKLVGVLQRLSNTLIDEDECYLEIGVFQGLTLLSVALALEDRSAYGIDNFAFFDPEGKNFGTVKERIQHLQLKNAFVINEDYEDAMETLPKHVDKKVKVFFIDGPHDYRSQLMCLLLSIPYLADDAVIIIDDCNYKHVRQANRDFLITHPEFKMIFEAYTSSHPANMSDEEKKTATEGWWNGVNIIVKDTANKIDPMYPPTERSRTVFENEHLLHAKKYPLRQLEYARLLQAYDSFDVKKIINLNLKLYRERNFIRSGEIVGKYTALNTYSDSLPKARYNTSIDRS encoded by the coding sequence ATGATGAACAGTTTCCTTACAAGGGTGAGTCAATCAATTCAACAATCAGAGCAGTTTGGTCTTCTATCCGATAACAAAAATTTATCAGGTTATTCAGGTAAAAAACTAGTCGGAGTTTTACAGAGATTATCTAACACTTTGATTGACGAAGATGAATGCTACTTGGAAATTGGTGTATTTCAGGGGTTAACATTGCTTTCAGTAGCTTTAGCCTTAGAAGATAGGTCTGCCTATGGGATTGATAATTTTGCTTTTTTTGATCCGGAAGGCAAAAACTTTGGCACTGTAAAGGAGCGAATACAACATCTACAGCTTAAAAATGCATTTGTTATCAATGAGGATTACGAGGATGCCATGGAAACTTTACCTAAACATGTAGATAAGAAGGTAAAAGTTTTTTTTATAGATGGGCCGCATGACTATCGCAGTCAGCTTATGTGTCTACTTTTAAGCATACCATATCTTGCAGATGATGCAGTTATCATAATAGATGACTGTAATTATAAACACGTCAGACAGGCGAATCGCGATTTCTTAATTACACATCCCGAGTTCAAAATGATCTTTGAAGCTTATACGAGTAGTCATCCTGCAAATATGTCTGATGAAGAAAAAAAAACAGCTACAGAAGGATGGTGGAATGGAGTAAATATCATAGTTAAAGATACTGCTAATAAAATTGATCCTATGTATCCTCCAACGGAAAGAAGTAGGACAGTATTTGAAAATGAACACTTATTACATGCCAAAAAGTATCCGCTAAGACAACTAGAATATGCTCGCTTGCTTCAGGCTTATGACTCTTTTGATGTAAAAAAGATTATTAATTTAAACCTTAAACTATACAGGGAAAGAAACTTCATAAGAAGTGGTGAAATAGTTGGAAAATATACAGCCTTAAATACCTATAGTGATAGCCTACCAAAAGCAAGGTATAATACATCAATAGATAGATCTTGA